Proteins encoded together in one Heliangelus exortis chromosome 13, bHelExo1.hap1, whole genome shotgun sequence window:
- the PDCD5 gene encoding programmed cell death protein 5 has translation MADEELEALRQQRLAELQAKHGDTAGDPSQQEAKQREAEIRNTILAQVLDQAARARLSNLALVKPDKAKAVENYLIQMARFGQLPGKISEQGLIEILEKVSQQTEKKTTVKFNRRKVLDSDEEDDY, from the exons ATGGCGGACGAGGAGCTGGAGGCGCTGAGGCAGCAGCGGTTGGCCGAGCTGCAGGCCAAACACGGG GATACTGCTGGTGATCCATCACAACAGGAAGCAAAAcagag gGAAGCAGAGATCAGAAATACTATTTTAGCTCAAGTTCTTGATCAAGCAGCTCGTGCAAGAC TAAGCAATTTAGCACTTGTGAAACcagacaaagcaaaagcagtggAGAATTATCTTATACAGATGGCAAGATTTGGACAGCTACCTGGAAAG ATATCAGAACAAGGTTTGATAGAAATACTTGAAAAAGTGagtcagcaaacagaaaagaaaacaacagtaaAG ttcAACAGAAGGAAAGTATTGGATTCTGATGAAGAGGATGATTATTAA